From Juglans regia cultivar Chandler chromosome 6, Walnut 2.0, whole genome shotgun sequence, the proteins below share one genomic window:
- the LOC109004829 gene encoding class V chitinase-like, translated as MASSAGVVGFVKAGYWFCGSIPVEAIHSELFHYLYAGFAEVHLDGGVTFPKDYKVQFQKFTVTVRKRSPNVKTLLSIGGHEGHSAAKILSLVVGDKNKRARFIQESIDLARNYEFEGLDLCWLYPSSSDDDADLDSFLNEWHVAVNEDSKNKKKDPLLLTAAVFHHPVIPRSNFNYPIQAISDNLDWINVLAIDFYTTSNSSGETGPVHAWRTRTQDLPDRCGEIGIQNWIDNGVATKQLVLCLPFYGYEWILENSNNCGLFAPAHPGNNVPLPYKIIQDILSKGNYIPCRYDGDYVATYSLNDKGSWIGYDDKRSISNKVNLARGKANLGGYFAWNVGFDDKSWTLSTAAKNACDPPAGANQ; from the exons ATGGCTTCTAGTGCTGGCGTTGTCGGCTTTGTGAAAGCCGGATACTGGTTTTGCGGTTCCATTCCTGTAGAAGCAATACATTCTGAACTCTTCCATTATCTTTATGCTGGCTTTGCCGAGGTCCACCTTGATGGCGGGGTCACCTTTCCTAAGGATTACAAGGTACAATTCCAAAAGTTCACCGTAACCGTTCGAAAACGATCCCCAAACGTGAAGACTCTTTTATCCATCGGTGGTCATGAAGGCCACTCTGCAGCTAAGATATTATCTCTAGTGGTGGGAGATAAAAATAAGCGTGCAAGATTTATACAGGAATCCATAGATCTAGCCAGGAATTACGAATTTGAAGGCCTCGACCTCTGCTGGCTGTACCCCTCCTCGTCCGACGACGATGCCGACCTTGACTCATTCCTGAATGAATGGCATGTTGCCGTCAATGAAGATtccaagaataaaaagaaagatcCGTTGCTTCTAACTGCGGCGGTCTTTCACCACCCGGTCATTCCCCGCTCTAATTTCAATTATCCCATTCAGGCTATTTCTGACAACTTGGACTGGATCAACGTACTGGCCATTGACTTCTATACTACCTCCAACTCTTCGGGGGAGACTGGACCGGTTCATGCGTGGCGTACTCGAACTCAAGATCTGCCAGACAGGTGCGGAGAAATAGGCATTCAAAACTGGATTGATAATGGAGTTGCGACAAAACAATTAGTCCTCTGCCTTCCATTTTATGGCTATGAATGGATTCTAGAGAACTCGAATAACTGTGGATTATTTGCACCGGCGCATCCAGGAAATAATGTCCCCTTACCCTACAAAATTATCCAGGATATTCTCTCGAAAGGCAATTACATTCCCTGTAGGTATGATGGCGATTATGTTGCTACCTACTCGCTAAACGATAAGGGGAGTTGGATTGGTTATGATGATAAAAGGAGCATCTCTAATAAGGTTAACTTGGCAAGGGGTAAGGCTAATTTGGGCGGTTATTTTGCATGGAATGTGGGCTTCGACGACAAAAGTTGGACTCTTTCGACTGCAG CCAAGAACGCATGCGATCCGCCGGCTGGGGCTAATCAGTAA